A single region of the Lysinibacillus sp. B2A1 genome encodes:
- the nhaC gene encoding Na+/H+ antiporter NhaC, translating into MFRIEAKSNPRFIEAGIIILLIIAMMAFSIGYLKATPHIPIFLVISLLIAYGLLKKIPFRELEGGMIAGASAGLGAVFIFFFIGILISSWMMGGTIPTLIYYGFLTVSPSFFFAIVFLICSVVGISVGSSLTTVATVGVAFMGIAGAMDISLAITAGAIVSGAFFGDKMSPLSDTTNLASGTVGVDLFEHIKNMGWTTIPAFIISIVLYAILSPSGTDTAFETVEQFKEGLLATGLIHWYTLLPIAVLIVMTFYKAPALITLAVVSILGVGLSYMLEPITLSNIFKMLFEGYVSQTGNKEVDALLTRGGMSSMLSTIALVLLALTMGGLLFTLGIIQSILAKVENIFKSAGSVITGAAITGVGINTLIGEQYLSILLTGEAFKAQFAKVGLAPKNLSRVMEDAGTVVNPLVPWSVCGLFIASVLDISTVTYLPFTFFCLLGPILTIIFGWSGKTLTKLEK; encoded by the coding sequence ATGTTTCGAATTGAAGCAAAGAGTAACCCTCGATTTATTGAGGCAGGCATCATCATACTTTTAATTATCGCCATGATGGCATTTAGTATTGGGTATTTAAAAGCGACTCCCCATATCCCTATTTTTTTGGTTATTTCACTTTTAATTGCCTACGGATTACTTAAAAAAATTCCTTTTCGTGAGCTTGAAGGAGGAATGATTGCTGGTGCAAGTGCAGGACTAGGCGCTGTATTCATCTTCTTCTTTATCGGTATTTTAATTTCAAGCTGGATGATGGGAGGTACTATTCCTACACTTATCTATTATGGCTTTTTAACTGTTTCACCTAGCTTTTTCTTTGCCATTGTGTTTTTAATTTGTAGCGTTGTTGGCATATCTGTAGGAAGCTCATTAACAACTGTTGCCACAGTGGGGGTGGCTTTTATGGGAATTGCTGGTGCAATGGATATCTCCTTAGCCATAACAGCTGGTGCGATTGTTTCAGGAGCTTTCTTTGGTGATAAAATGTCTCCCCTATCAGATACAACTAATCTAGCCTCTGGTACTGTTGGAGTAGATCTTTTTGAGCATATTAAAAATATGGGCTGGACAACGATACCTGCTTTCATTATTTCCATCGTTTTATATGCTATTTTATCCCCATCAGGTACAGATACAGCATTTGAAACAGTGGAGCAATTTAAAGAAGGATTACTTGCAACAGGACTTATTCATTGGTATACATTATTGCCAATTGCTGTACTTATAGTAATGACTTTTTATAAGGCGCCTGCACTAATTACGCTTGCAGTCGTTTCGATTCTTGGTGTGGGGCTTTCCTACATGCTTGAACCAATAACTCTTTCTAATATTTTTAAAATGCTTTTTGAAGGTTATGTCTCTCAAACTGGTAATAAGGAAGTAGATGCATTGCTGACACGAGGTGGTATGAGCAGTATGTTATCAACAATTGCCTTAGTTTTACTTGCATTAACAATGGGTGGGCTATTATTCACTCTAGGCATTATTCAAAGTATTTTAGCAAAGGTTGAGAACATCTTTAAAAGCGCTGGTTCTGTCATCACAGGTGCTGCCATTACAGGAGTAGGTATCAATACACTAATCGGTGAACAGTATCTTTCCATTTTATTGACAGGTGAGGCATTCAAAGCACAGTTCGCAAAGGTTGGACTAGCACCCAAAAACCTTTCCCGTGTAATGGAGGATGCAGGTACAGTTGTTAATCCACTCGTCCCTTGGAGTGTTTGTGGCTTATTTATTGCTAGTGTACTTGATATATCTACAGTAACTTATCTCCCCTTCACCTTCTTCTGTTTACTTGGTCCGATTTTAACAATCATCTTTGGTTGGAGTGGGAAAACATTAACAAAGCTTGAAAAATAA
- a CDS encoding transcriptional regulator, with amino-acid sequence MRRSKKSLKWLRNLFLAFALVIVAGILYSIYQYNNGLAIADDGPFKDDGKKFDPFDGADVQVGQINVLLIGSDARDEDGRSDTLMIAHYDQTTNNVKLISIMRDTYVEIPDYGMNKMNAAFAFGGPELVRKTIKQNFDLDVNYYALVDFKGFPKIIDLLAPDGIEVDIPYEMSHGIGMTLKPGEQILHGNELLGYVRFRHDRLSDFGRVERQQEVLAKVKEQIGISSLMNLPKILGVADSYIDTNVDKKTILTIGKGIVNGESKGMNTLRIPIAGSFEDKRVNVGEVLDIDLDKNKGALKEFLSSTDNDKTYVVSS; translated from the coding sequence ATGAGAAGAAGTAAAAAGAGCCTTAAATGGCTAAGAAATTTGTTCTTAGCATTCGCATTAGTAATTGTAGCAGGGATTCTATATTCGATTTATCAATACAATAACGGATTAGCAATAGCAGATGATGGTCCTTTTAAAGATGACGGAAAGAAATTTGACCCATTTGATGGTGCAGATGTGCAGGTTGGTCAGATTAATGTGCTATTGATTGGAAGTGATGCTAGAGATGAGGATGGTAGATCGGATACATTAATGATTGCACACTATGATCAAACGACAAATAATGTAAAACTTATTTCGATTATGAGGGATACATATGTCGAAATTCCAGATTACGGTATGAATAAAATGAATGCTGCCTTTGCTTTTGGAGGTCCTGAACTTGTAAGGAAAACCATTAAGCAAAATTTTGATCTTGATGTTAATTACTACGCTTTAGTCGATTTTAAAGGATTTCCTAAGATTATTGATCTTTTAGCACCTGATGGGATTGAGGTTGATATTCCTTATGAAATGTCTCATGGAATTGGCATGACATTAAAGCCTGGAGAACAAATTTTACATGGTAACGAGTTATTAGGCTATGTACGATTCCGCCATGATCGTCTAAGTGATTTTGGACGAGTGGAACGTCAACAAGAAGTATTGGCTAAGGTGAAAGAACAAATCGGTATTTCAAGCTTAATGAATTTGCCTAAAATACTTGGTGTTGCAGACTCCTACATCGATACAAATGTTGATAAAAAAACAATCCTTACAATTGGAAAAGGGATAGTAAATGGAGAATCTAAAGGGATGAACACTTTACGCATTCCTATTGCAGGCTCTTTTGAAGACAAACGTGTAAATGTAGGTGAAGTTTTAGATATTGATTTAGATAAGAACAAAGGTGCATTAAAAGAGTTTTTATCATCAACGGACAATGATAAGACTTACGTAGTTTCATCTTAA
- a CDS encoding DNA-binding protein, whose product MTEKRNNNNLGLLLKEFLKERSLSMRKFSELTEIDTATISRIINNKRKATPQHLEKFADCLGVPLIHLFEAAGYPIEQRQEKSESDIHTSVDAIQALLRSSNVYDDEFSVAHVEQKLENYGLFAQTEEGKNMIVKDFDEKIKNVGSVGPFISKLKELYERFLVGKGTLFELTIIGSTLLYFIIPVDVLPDYLFPIGYLDDAIAVQLTTKTLLKN is encoded by the coding sequence ATGACTGAGAAGAGAAACAATAATAATCTTGGCTTATTGCTTAAAGAATTCTTGAAAGAGCGATCATTATCTATGCGAAAGTTTAGTGAGCTCACTGAAATCGATACAGCTACAATTTCACGGATAATAAATAATAAGCGAAAAGCAACCCCACAGCATTTAGAAAAATTTGCTGACTGCCTTGGAGTTCCTTTAATTCATCTTTTTGAAGCTGCTGGATATCCCATTGAACAAAGACAAGAGAAATCTGAATCGGATATTCATACATCTGTTGACGCAATACAGGCTCTTCTTAGGTCTTCTAATGTTTATGATGATGAATTTTCGGTGGCACACGTTGAACAGAAACTAGAAAACTATGGACTATTTGCGCAAACAGAAGAAGGTAAAAATATGATTGTTAAGGATTTTGATGAGAAAATTAAGAATGTAGGGAGCGTAGGTCCTTTTATAAGCAAATTAAAAGAATTATATGAAAGATTCTTAGTTGGGAAAGGTACACTTTTTGAACTAACCATAATTGGAAGTACTTTATTATATTTTATTATTCCTGTAGATGTTTTACCTGATTATCTATTTCCTATTGGTTATTTAGATGATGCAATAGCTGTACAACTAACTACAAAGACATTACTAAAAAATTGA
- a CDS encoding methyltransferase type 11: MTTKWNANLYDQKHDFVSKFGESLVDLLRPQKNEVILDVGCGTGDLAHEIATHGAIVQGIDASQDMIIAAQQKYPDIEFQAVNATTFSTDNQFDAAFSNAALHWMKQADQVIENIYKSLKQGGRFVAEMGGDGNIASIVWALQKSMEDLQLPYREEYFPWYFPTLEEYQSKLEKVGFMVDTITLYERPTPLQGAEGLRNWLVMFSHNILQHLTEKEKEQIYTKCEELLKPNYYQDQQWVADYCRLRFVAIKK; the protein is encoded by the coding sequence ATGACAACAAAATGGAATGCCAATTTATACGATCAAAAGCATGACTTTGTTTCAAAATTTGGAGAAAGCTTAGTGGACCTGCTTAGACCACAGAAAAATGAAGTAATATTAGATGTTGGTTGTGGGACAGGAGATTTAGCACATGAAATTGCAACACATGGTGCCATTGTTCAAGGAATTGATGCCTCTCAGGACATGATTATCGCGGCACAGCAAAAATATCCTGACATAGAGTTTCAAGCGGTGAATGCTACAACATTCTCCACTGACAATCAATTCGATGCTGCCTTCTCGAACGCAGCCCTTCATTGGATGAAGCAAGCAGATCAAGTTATTGAAAATATCTATAAATCGCTTAAACAAGGAGGGCGTTTTGTTGCTGAAATGGGTGGAGATGGTAATATTGCCTCTATAGTATGGGCACTTCAAAAAAGCATGGAGGATTTGCAACTACCTTATAGAGAGGAATATTTCCCTTGGTATTTCCCCACTTTAGAAGAATATCAATCAAAATTAGAAAAAGTTGGCTTTATGGTTGATACGATTACACTATATGAGCGACCAACACCTCTTCAGGGTGCGGAAGGGCTTCGTAATTGGTTAGTGATGTTTAGTCATAACATCCTACAGCATTTAACGGAAAAAGAGAAAGAGCAAATTTACACAAAATGTGAGGAACTATTAAAACCTAACTATTATCAGGATCAACAATGGGTTGCTGATTATTGTCGACTACGATTTGTTGCTATCAAAAAATAA
- a CDS encoding transposase: MYVTYSRREIEENRKFYEMMYDPSHQLVKMDQVMDWNFVSKQLEVFYPYSIGRPTKDPIMLVKILLIQYLEGFRSVRFTCKQVKQHATYRWFLGISPTEKIPDHSTISKFLSQRLQGVTFWEELFQHCLLFIHDEGFIANETWVADETELKANANKRVRNVQIEEKIIEEKEDDLTLINEHRARHGKKFLMTKEPKVEEKRTNSSPVDPEARLSVKHDERGRFAYFEHRIVDSLHNFIIATDVTAANVPGHRKLVGQVDQLKQLFGQYAKEIALDSGYYNAPLARRLFERKFFVYMSYRRFATKDHPNCRRYQFKQVNEDLYACPCGVPFYYKTTNRQGYHEFKPPKGSCQFCPFVKRENEDRVLRISIHQEIYNQLRGQRLSYRGKILRSVRPATVELSFAHSKELHGLRYARYRGVQKVKRQVLMTAIIQNLKKWTKLRSLKQIGLHLTHEIIEESV; this comes from the coding sequence ATGTACGTTACATACTCCAGAAGAGAGATTGAAGAGAATCGAAAATTCTACGAGATGATGTACGACCCTTCGCATCAGTTAGTGAAGATGGATCAAGTGATGGACTGGAATTTTGTATCGAAACAATTGGAAGTTTTTTATCCATACAGTATTGGTCGCCCAACAAAAGATCCCATCATGTTGGTGAAAATCTTATTGATTCAGTATTTAGAAGGCTTTCGTTCAGTTCGTTTTACGTGTAAGCAAGTGAAGCAACACGCAACGTATCGCTGGTTTTTAGGCATTTCTCCTACAGAAAAAATTCCAGATCACTCAACCATCTCTAAGTTTCTTTCGCAACGTCTGCAGGGTGTGACGTTTTGGGAGGAACTTTTTCAACATTGTCTTCTTTTCATTCACGATGAAGGATTTATTGCGAACGAAACATGGGTGGCAGATGAAACGGAATTAAAAGCGAATGCCAATAAACGGGTGCGTAACGTACAGATTGAAGAGAAAATCATAGAAGAAAAAGAGGATGATTTAACGCTTATTAATGAACACCGTGCGCGTCATGGGAAGAAATTTCTTATGACAAAAGAGCCAAAGGTAGAAGAAAAGCGAACAAATAGTAGCCCTGTGGATCCGGAAGCACGTTTGTCTGTTAAACATGATGAACGTGGGCGCTTTGCGTATTTTGAGCACCGTATTGTGGATTCGTTACATAACTTTATTATTGCGACAGATGTCACAGCTGCGAATGTACCAGGGCATCGTAAATTAGTAGGACAAGTGGATCAATTAAAGCAATTATTTGGGCAATACGCGAAGGAAATAGCGCTCGACTCAGGTTATTACAATGCCCCTCTTGCCCGAAGATTGTTTGAAAGGAAATTCTTCGTTTATATGTCTTATCGACGATTCGCAACGAAGGACCACCCGAATTGTCGCCGTTATCAGTTTAAACAGGTGAATGAGGATCTCTATGCCTGTCCATGTGGTGTACCATTTTATTATAAAACAACGAATCGACAGGGCTATCACGAATTCAAACCACCAAAAGGAAGTTGTCAATTCTGCCCTTTTGTAAAAAGGGAAAACGAAGACCGTGTGTTACGAATTTCGATTCACCAAGAAATTTATAATCAATTACGAGGGCAACGCTTGTCCTATCGGGGGAAAATCCTTCGTTCTGTACGTCCAGCCACTGTCGAACTTAGCTTCGCACATAGTAAAGAACTCCACGGTTTACGCTATGCGCGTTACCGTGGAGTCCAAAAAGTAAAAAGACAAGTTTTGATGACAGCCATCATACAAAACTTGAAAAAGTGGACCAAACTCCGCTCACTCAAGCAAATTGGTCTACACCTAACACATGAAATTATAGAAGAATCTGTTTAA